The following DNA comes from Aerosakkonema funiforme FACHB-1375.
GTTTTTCCGGTACTTTCTGGTACTTATAGATTTACAATTTTGCGATCGCTTATTTGCCGTTAGAGGTTTAAATAATTGCTTTCACCTCAAGAACACTTTACGAAATTAGATGCTATTTTCCAACGTTATGCTGCTGCTTTAGCATCTGAAGTCTGCGATTTACAAAAATCGGACGAAACCCAATCGCGGCAACCGCAAGACCGATTTACCCCTGCCGCTTACTATAACTGAGGTAGAAGCAAACGAGCAATAGCAAAGATTGTAGCGCCCAGACTGGCAGTAATGGGAATGGTGATTACCCATGCCCCCGCAATGCTTCGTAATGTGGTAATACGGATCGATCGCCAGTTTTGTACCAAACCGATGCCAATGACGCCGCCGACGAGGGCGTGAGAAGTGGAGACGGGCAAACCGAGTCGGGAAGCGAGCAAAACGGTGGTGGCGGTTGCCAGTTCCGCGCAAAAACCGCCACTGGGTTGGAGGGGAATGATGTTTTCTCCGACTGTGGTAATCACGTTTTTACCCAAAACGGCTAATCCGGCGACGATTCCCAAACCGCCGAGTACCAAAATCCAGAGGGGTATGCTGAAGTCGCCCAAGGGAACGGAACCTGTGCGGCGGATGTAGGAGATCGCAGCTAAGGGAGCGATCGCATTCCCGACATCGTTGGAACCGTGAGCAAAGGCGACAAAGCAAGCGCTGAGGACTTGAAATCGTCCCAGTTGCCGTTCAATGGGATTTTGGATTTTGCGCGAAGTGGGCGTCTTGGACGCCATGTCCTCTACTTGGGGAGACCCCAAGATCGGAATGGCTCCGCTTCCCGTCACGATGCCCACCTTCGCAAGAGAGGATTTTGGATTTTGGATTGGAGAATTCTCCCCCGCTCCCCCGCTCTCCAACTGTCGCCAACTCACCAAGGAGAGGCTAACGGCTGCGATCGCTCCTATTACCAGCGTGATATCGTGGGCGGGGAGATTTACTCCGCAGCGGTTTGTCAGAAATGCGTGTACTGGTTGAGTGAGGGTTGGTAGCACAATGACGCCAAACACGCTCAACAATGCTGCACTCAACCAAGGTATCCACTCGCGCAGTTGTTCTATGGGATGGGGGCGATCGAGTATCCAGCGCTTGACAATACTATAAAAAAGTGATGCTATGCTGCCGCTGATAACTGGGGTTAAGACCCAACCAATGGTGATGGTGCCAATTGATGACCACTCTACCGAATTGATACCGGCAGCAATCCAACTGAAACCGGCGATCGCACCCACAGTCGCATGAGATGACGAAACTGGCAACCCCAAACTGGTAGCAATTTGCAGCCACAAACCGCAGGATATCAGTACAGATACCATTCCGATTAACAAAGTCTGTGGCGTTGAAGCGAATGTAGCTGGGTTGACAATTTCCGTTGCGAGAGTTTCGGATACCTCACCGCCAAATAGTACCGCACCCGTAAATTCCAAGATCCCAGCGATGATCAGCGCTTGCGCCAGGGTGATAGCTTTGGAGCCCACAGAAGTTCCCATTGAATTGGCAACATCGTTTGCTCCCAAGTTCCAGGCGAGGTAGAAGGCGAGTAAGGCGACAAAAACTATCATGTCGAATCAAGTTTAGCCTTGGATAATTCAGGACAGCCCTCAAGGAAACCCGGTTTGGTGTCCCAGAGTGTGTAATTA
Coding sequences within:
- a CDS encoding inorganic phosphate transporter, encoding MIVFVALLAFYLAWNLGANDVANSMGTSVGSKAITLAQALIIAGILEFTGAVLFGGEVSETLATEIVNPATFASTPQTLLIGMVSVLISCGLWLQIATSLGLPVSSSHATVGAIAGFSWIAAGINSVEWSSIGTITIGWVLTPVISGSIASLFYSIVKRWILDRPHPIEQLREWIPWLSAALLSVFGVIVLPTLTQPVHAFLTNRCGVNLPAHDITLVIGAIAAVSLSLVSWRQLESGGAGENSPIQNPKSSLAKVGIVTGSGAIPILGSPQVEDMASKTPTSRKIQNPIERQLGRFQVLSACFVAFAHGSNDVGNAIAPLAAISYIRRTGSVPLGDFSIPLWILVLGGLGIVAGLAVLGKNVITTVGENIIPLQPSGGFCAELATATTVLLASRLGLPVSTSHALVGGVIGIGLVQNWRSIRITTLRSIAGAWVITIPITASLGATIFAIARLLLPQL